The Candidatus Angelobacter sp. genomic sequence GAATTGCACCGAAGGCGGGCGTCCAGTCTCCGCGGATCTGCCGCGAAGGATGGCGGACGCCTTCGGATCCCGATAACGACGCCGCCCTTGGCGAATCCAGATCCTAAATCGAAAGTATGAACGATCTGAAGTCTGCCCTCCGCCAGTTGCTGAAGAACCCCGGATTTACTGTCGTGGCGGTGCTCACGCTCGCGCTCGGCATCGGGGCCAACACCGCCATCTTCAGCATCATCAATGGCGTGATGCTCCGGCCGCTGCCGTATCCGGAACCGGACCGGCTCGTCACACTATGGGAGCGCAGCCCGCAACGCGGCGTCGAGCAGGAGCGGGTCAGTGGCCCGAACTATCTCGATTGGCGCGCGCAAAACACCGTGCTCGCAGACCTCGCCGTCAGTCCGGGCTGGGAGGGGGTCGAAGACTTCAATCTCGTGTTGCGCGACACGACGACGAAGGTCCGCGCGAGTTATGCCTCGGCCAGTTTGTTCACGACGCTCGGCACGAAGCCCCTCCTGGGTCGCACGCTACTGCCCGACGAAGATCTCAAACAGGGCAATCGCGCCGCGGTGCTCAGCTACGGTTTATGGCAGCGACATTTCGGCGGCGACTCGAATGTCCTCGGACAAACGCTGACTGTGGACACGTATGGCCGGCGCGATTACGCGATCGTCGGCGTGATGCCGCCAGGTTTCGGCCTGCCCGGCCGGTGTGAACTGTGGCTGCCACTCGGCTGGATGGGCGTGACGCTCACGGAGCGCCGTTCGGCGCACTGGCATAACGTCATTGCGCGACTCAAGCCCGGCGTCGCGCTGGCGCAGGCGCAGAGTGAACTCAGCGCGATACAGGGGCGTCTGAAAGAGGCCTACCCCGGCCAATCGATCGGTTCGGAAGTCGCCGTGGTGCCCCTGTTGCAGCAGGCGCTCGGGCGGAACCTCCGGACCGCGTTGATGGTGTTGTGGGGCGTCGTGGTCGGCGTGCTGTTGATCGCCTGCGCGAACGTCGCCAACCTGATGCTCGCACGCGCCTCGGCGCGGCAGAAGGAAATCGCGTTGCGCCTCGCACTGGGTGCCGGGCGCTGGCGCGTGATGCGCCAACTGCTGATCGAAAGCGTCGCGCTGGCGGTCCTCGGCGGCGGACTCGGCGTGTTGCTCGGCTGGTGGGGAGTGCAAATCTTCGTCGCGGTCGGCCCCGGCTACATCCCGCGCCTCGATGAGGTGACGCTCGACCGCACGGCGCTCGGGTTCACCTTGGGCGTCTCTGTGTTTACGGGTGTGTTGTTCGGTCTTGCGCCTGCGTGGCAGTTCTCGCGGCCGGACCTCAACGAGGCGTTGAAGGAAGGCACACGCGCGGCGTCCGCGGGGACGGCGGCGGGCCGGACGCGCAACCTGCTGGTGGTGGCGGAAGTCGCGTTGTCGGTGGTGCTTCTGGCCGGCGCGGGATTGATGTTGCAAAGCTTTTCCCGGATGCTGAGCGCGGACCGCGGATTCCGGCCCGAACATCTGCTGACGGCGGAACTCGACTTCTCCGTGTCCGGCTTTACGACGTGGGTTCGCCCGACCGCGACGCGGCCGCAGGTGCCGTTGCGTGAATTGATGGAACGGTTGCGCGCCTTGCCCGGCGTTGAAGCCGTGGGCGCCGGCAGCCGCCTGCTCCGACGCCAGAACCAGCCGCCGGCGCAAACCATTTCTATTCGTGGACGGCCGATGCTCAAGCCGGAGGAACAACCGACGGCGGAGTTCAAGGGCATTACGCCCGACTGGCTCCGCGCTCTGGGCGCGCGTCTGCAGCGAGGACGCGACATCAGCGAGGCCGACGCGCTGGAGTCGCCCGGCGTGGTGCTCATCAACGAGACGCTGGC encodes the following:
- a CDS encoding ABC transporter permease, with the translated sequence MNDLKSALRQLLKNPGFTVVAVLTLALGIGANTAIFSIINGVMLRPLPYPEPDRLVTLWERSPQRGVEQERVSGPNYLDWRAQNTVLADLAVSPGWEGVEDFNLVLRDTTTKVRASYASASLFTTLGTKPLLGRTLLPDEDLKQGNRAAVLSYGLWQRHFGGDSNVLGQTLTVDTYGRRDYAIVGVMPPGFGLPGRCELWLPLGWMGVTLTERRSAHWHNVIARLKPGVALAQAQSELSAIQGRLKEAYPGQSIGSEVAVVPLLQQALGRNLRTALMVLWGVVVGVLLIACANVANLMLARASARQKEIALRLALGAGRWRVMRQLLIESVALAVLGGGLGVLLGWWGVQIFVAVGPGYIPRLDEVTLDRTALGFTLGVSVFTGVLFGLAPAWQFSRPDLNEALKEGTRAASAGTAAGRTRNLLVVAEVALSVVLLAGAGLMLQSFSRMLSADRGFRPEHLLTAELDFSVSGFTTWVRPTATRPQVPLRELMERLRALPGVEAVGAGSRLLRRQNQPPAQTISIRGRPMLKPEEQPTAEFKGITPDWLRALGARLQRGRDISEADALESPGVVLINETLARRYFPNEDPIGQRLRIGTEQPPLNATNVYGLPEWSEIVGIVSDVKSLHPHPEVVPEVYQSYWQYPMQSPTILVRTTRDPAALAESIRRETKAVIPNLPPPLIRTMDDLLSETVAQPRLQAGLLGLFAVVALLLAAVGLYGLLAYLVTQRQREIGVRVALGAEKRHVLSLVIGQGMKLALAGIAIGIVAALASTRVIRGLLYGIAPTDPATFAAVSLVLVITALLACWLPARKAARVEPMVALRNE